CGGTATGCTCGGCGATCCGCTCGGTATCGCCTGCCGTCGGATGAATTTCGCACGATTGGCAGCAGGTGAGCTGCACGCGCGAGCAGCGCACGCAAAGGAATTCTTCAGACATCGGAAAGCATCGCTTCGAAAAACGCGGAGGGACCGAATGAACAATGGATTCGTGCTGTGCTGAGCTATGCCGGTAACACGGGCACCCCGTACCCACGTCTAGCTAGTCACACAGCCAGTCCGCTGCGACATCCACCCCGCAAGGTGGATGCCGCAACGCTGGGATGACGATGGCTCGAGGGCCTTTAAGGCGTCGGATCGGGATAGCGATAAACCTGCCCTTCGTAGTTGCGCAGCAGCAGGTCGTTGCCATCGCGACCGACGACGTAGTTCGGCTGAAGTGGAATTTTTCCACCACCGCCGGGGGCATCGATCACATAAGTCGGCACTGCGTAGCCGGTCGTATGCCCACGCAAACCTTCGATGATTTCGAGTCCTTTGGAGACCGAAGTTCGAAAGTGAGCCGAACCGCTGATCGGATCGCATTGATAGATGTAGTAAGGACGTACGCGCATCATCAGCAAGCGATGCACAAGATCCTTCATCGTGTCGACCCGGTCGTTCACCCCTTTGAGCAGCACCGTTTGCGAACCGAGCGGAATGCCAGCGTCGGCTAGCCGCGCGCATGCTTGGTTTGCCTCCGGCGTGCATTCGTCGGGGTGCAGGAAGTGGATGCTCATCCAGAGGGGCGAATACTTTTTGAACACCCGGATCAGCTGCGGGGTGATGCGCTGCGGCAAAACCGCCGGCATCTTGGTCCCGATGCGGACGAACTCCAGGTGGGGAATCGATCGGAGCCGACCGAGAATCCAGTCGAGTTTGTCTTCGCTGAGGGCCAGAGGATCGCCACCACTGATCAGCACGTCGCGAATCGTCGGAGTTTGGCGAATGTATTCAAACGCCTTCTCCAGACGCTGTTCGCTCGGCATGATTTCGCCATGTCCGACCACGCGCGACCGGGTGCAGTAGCGGCAGTAGGTGCTGCAGAAATCGAGCGCCAGCAGGAGTACCCGATCGGGATAGCGATGGACCAGCCCTGGTGTTGGACTATGACCATCTTCTCCGAGCGGATCGTCGGCTTCCCCCGGCGTACGGAGGAATTCGCCAGTCACCGGCACCACCGTGCGGCGGAGAGGCTGATTGGCATCCTCGCGGTCGAGCAGGCTCATGTAGTAGGGGGTGATCCCTACCGGCAACATCGAGCCGCCGTCGACCAGCGCCTGACGCTCGTCGCTCGACAGAACCAGCATCTTTTCGAACTGCTGCAGCGTCCGGATGCGGTTGCGCGATTGCCAGCGCCAATCGTTCCAGTCGCGGTCGGCAACTTCAGGAAAGAAGGCGCGGCGAAAAGCGCGGGTACGAGTCGTTGTGCGTGGTCGCTTGAAAGCAGGTGCGACGAAGCTGGCGGGCTCGGTCGGCAGACTCGCTGGCGCGATTCGACTCGTGGGAGTGACAACGGGTAAAGAAAATTCCGAGGTGGTTGTTTCGAACCTACTACTTGGAGGTTCTTCAAGGTCAACGGAAACAATCGACTGCTCGCAGTCGGACTGAGTCATATATAGATGTCCAGGAGACACGGAAAAAAGCCTGCGCTCGCCACGGTTTTCCTCCCGAGGTGCGCCAGACCGCCAACACAGCGGCCTAATAAGAGTGGTCGCCGCGAGCCATTCGCGGACGTCCGGAACCAACCAACCGATTTCAAGGGACGTTTTTGGGGCCGAATCAAACGGCGCGTCGCTTGTTTTCCAGACCGATACAGCGTCTGGCAGCCAGCAAAGTCATCGTCTCTGCGAGCTTTAGGGATGCCCACCTCGACGGGCAACAAATTTCGGTCGATCGAAAGCGGTCGCACTGGCCCGAAGTGAGCCAAGCGGGGATTCGATAGGTCAGCACCACCAGGCAAAACTGCCGTGTAAGAGAGCAGTCGTGCCACACTCAGGTCACGAGCTCGCTGTTGCGATCGAGTGGCAGCGATGGTAACGGGTGTTACATCGCCCCCAGCAGACATTCCCAGCTTCCTGGAATTGCCACTACGAACTACTCGACGAACTTGCCAAGACAACGCAGTTTGACTTTGTTGCGGCACATCCACCGAGATTCGCCACTGGCTATCCATAACCGAGCCAAGCTCACGGACCAACACGATCAAGTGATCGCTGCGGAATTAAAGAAATACCCGCACGAACTGTCAATGGTTGTTCGCTCTCGAATACCAAAAATCGGCAAAATCGTTTCCAAGATCGATCTTTGCCATCCATTTTCACTCCCCTCGACCCAACTGTCCCGCTCGGGCAAGGCCTCTTCGAGCCTGCTTCAGCTTCACAAATCGGGCTGGGTTTCGTATCACTCACCGGTCGGTTGCATGCAGCATGGCGGCCCCTGAAACATCGCCGCTGCTAAAGCCCCTCGAAACGCAACCAGCGAAAGCCGAGCGAAAAACCTTTGAAAAACGGCGCTACCACCGATCCTCCTCCCGCTCCAAGCACCTGGCTGCTGTGGCAACGCGCCCTGCCATTCGCCACGCTGTTTGGGGTGGTCTACTTCGTGCAAGGCTTTGCCGAACCGACTGCGGGGCTCGTTTCGCAGCCATTTGTCGATAGTTTTTCGAGTGCCGGTTTCGCCGCCACCGAAATCGGGGCCTGGCTCGGAATCGTCGGCCTCCCTTGGTCGATCAAGCCACTCGCCGGACTGATGATCGACTTCATTCCCCTGGGAAGACTGGGGAGAAGCGGCTGGCTACTGCTCGGGAATTTGCTCAGCATCGTCGGCTATGGCTGTGCGGCGCTCACGCTCCTGCTGGCGGGCGGGGAAGGACTCGTCGCAGCGCTGCTGCTGGCCAGTTCCGGGGTCGCAATCGCCGATGTCGCCACCGATGCCTTGGCGATTTCCCGGGGACAGCCGCTCGGGATCACCGGGCAACTGCAGTCGGTGCAGTGGGGAGCCCTTTCGCTCGCGGGGATTCTCGCTGGCGAACTGGGGGGCTATCTCGCCGCCAGCAATCGGCTGGGGCTCGGGATGGTCGTTTGCGCGCTGCTGGGTCTCTTGGTGATTGCGGTGCAGTTGATTTTGCGCGTCTTACATCCAGCGGTGATCGTCGAGCACGCGCCGCCCGTCATCAGCTCTGATGAACCAACAGCCGCTCGGGCGTCGACACTCGGCGAGGCCTACCGGCAGCTGATCCTGGCAGCCCAAAGTCGACTGGTAATCACCACCGGGCTGTTTCTGTTCCTCTGGAGTTTCAATCCGTTCTCTACGGCGGTGCTGCAAAGCTACGCCACCGACATCCTGGGGCTCGACGAGCAGTTTTATGGGCGACTCATCAGCGTGCAGTGCCTGGCGATGTTCGTGACCGCCTGTGTCTACGGCATCATCTGCCGCATGGTTGCGATGCGGGTGCTCGTGCATCTCTCCATCGCCGCCGGCATCGCCTGCACACTCGCTTACTGGGGATTCAGTGGCGCTACTTCGGGGGTGATTGTCACGCTGTTTGTCGGAGCGGCCTACATGCTCGGAACCTTGATTCAGCTCGACCTGGCGGCCCGCGTCGTTCCGATCCGCTCGGCCGGAACCGTCTTCGCGCTTTTGATGGCGATCAGCAATTCGGGACTCTCGGCCAGCCTCACCGTGGGTGGCTTTCTCTACGATCAGCTCTTCCTGTGGACCGAAAGTCGTCACGCCGCCTTTCATCTGCTCGTCGGAATTGGGGGGCTCTCCACCTCCCTCTGCTGGCTCGTCGTGCCGTTTCTTCCGCCACTCGATGATCGGCCAATTTCCCCGGCCAAGGCTGCCGATGTGACAGAAACGTAATGCCGTAAACTGATGCCCCTCCTGGGGTTCTCGAAATTCGATCTTTCGGCGATCGAAGCCACCTCTGCACCACACCACCAGTCGATCGACTATAGTAAGATGAGTGAGACGATCGGCTGACGATCGCTTTAGCCCTGCCGAACTTCCTGACGCGAAGCCTACTAGCGAAACTGGTACTGCCAGTAGCGACTCTCTCCTATGCCTACCGTTGGTCTGTTTATCCCTTGCTACGTCGACCAGATGTATCCCCATGTCGGGATGGCCACGCTCGAGTTGCTCGAGCAGCTGGGATGTAAGGTCGAATTTCCCACCGCCCAAACTTGCTGCGGACAGCCGATGTCGAACACCGGCTGCACCGACGAGGCCAAGCCTTTGGCCCGGAAGTTTCTCGATGTCTTTGCCGACTACGAATACATCGTCGCTCCCTCGGGCAGCTGCGTCTCGATGGTGCGGCATCACTACGACGAACTGGTGCACGACGACAAACGCCTCGTGCCGACGCAAAAGAAAACGTTCGAGCTCTGCGAGTTCATCGTCGATGTGCTGAAGGTCGAAAAAATCGATCGTCCGTTTCCACATCGCGTGGGGCTACATCAAAGTTGTCACGGACTCCGCGAACTGCGGCTCGCTTCGTCGAGCGAAGTCATGGGTCCCCCGTTTGGCAAGACCCGCCAACTGCTCGCCAGCATGGCCGGCATTGAGCTGGTGAATCTCGAGCGTCCCGATGAATGCTGTGGCTTCGGCGGAACCTTTGCGGTGAGTGAAGAGGCGGTTTCGTGCATGATGGGGGACGACCGAATCTACGACCACGAGAAATCGGGAACCCAGGTGCTGACAGCCAACGACATGAGCTGCCTGATGCACTTGCAGGGAATTATTGCTCGCAAGAAGAAGCCGCTGCGTGTGATGCATGTCGCTGAAATCTTGGCAGGACACTCCGTATGACACACTCGACACTAGCCACTGCGTTTGTCGCCGATCGTCCTCGCGCTGAGTGGCACGATAAGACCCTGTGGTTCGTCCGCTCGAAGCGCGACAAAGCGGCCTCCAAGCTTCCCGAGTGGGAATTGCTGCGCGAAACAGCGTCGCAAATCAAAGCGCACACCATGTCGCGCATGGCCGACTATTTAGAGCAGTTCGAGCGCAACGCCCAGAAGCACGGAGTGATTGTCCACTGGGCCAAGGATGCCGCCGAGCATAACGCCATCGTGCACAAAATTTTGGCCGATCGAGGTGTCACGCGGCTGGTGAAAAGCAAGTCGATGCTCACCGAAGAGTGCCACCTCAATCCTTACCTCGAGCGGCACGGTATCGAGGTGGTCGATAGCGACCTCGGCGAACGGATCGTGCAGCTCGCCGGTGAACCTCCGAGCCATATCGTCCTCCCGGCGATCCATAAGAAGAAGGAAGATATTGGCGAGCTGTTCCACGAACATCTGCACACCGAAAAAGGGGCTTCGGACCCGAACTACCTAACCGAAGCTGCCCGCCACCACTTGCGCGACCGCTTTATGCGGGCCGATGCGGGGCTCACGGGAGTGAACTTCGCGATCGCCGAAACCGGCGGCATTGTGGTCTGCACCAACGAAGGCAACGCCGATATCGGTGTGTCGCTTCCCAAAGTGCATATCGCCAGCATGGGGATGGAAAAAATCATTCCTCGTGCAGCCGATTTGAGCATCTTTTTGCGACTCTTGGCGCGAAGTGCCACGGGACAGCCGATCACGACTTATTCGTCGCATTTCCACGGGCCACGTCCTGGTGGCGAGCTCCATATTGTGATCGTCGATAACGGCCGGACGGGATTGCTCGGGAGCGACGAGCATCGCCGCTCGCTCAACTGCATTCGCTGCGGCGCGTGCATGAACACTTGCCCGGTCTATCGTCGCAGCGGCGGATTCAGCTACGAAAGCACCGTGCCTGGGCCGATCGGCTCGATCCTCTCGCCAGCCCGCGATCCGAAAGAACATAAATCACTGCCCTTTGCCTGCACGCTGTGTGGATCGTGCACCGATGTTTGTCCGGTGAAAATCGACCTGCATCATCAGCTGCTGACGCTCCGCAGCGAAATTGCTCACAAGGGGCATTTGCCCTGGTCGAAGCGGATGTCGATGAAGCTGGCTTCGATGGTCCTCAGCCGCACTTGGCTCTACAACCTGGCAGGTAAAACAGCGCGTTTGGCGCTCCGCATCTTGCCACGATTCCTCGTCTACAATCCCTTGAACGACTGGGGGCGCCAGCGCGATCTCCCACCTGCTCCTGCGGCCAGTTTCCGAGAACAATTAAAGCAGCGTCATGCCACACGAAACGAAGCCAGCCAAAATCAATCCAAATAGTCGGGCCGAGATGCTCGCGACCGTGCGGAAACAAAAAGTACCGCCCGCCGAGCTCCCTTCGCTCGATCAAAAGTGGACCACCTACGAGAACCGGGTCGAGAAGTTCCAGGAACTCTTGGAATCGATCGGCGGGGTGTTCGTGCCGGTCCAGAACGAGCAAGAGATCGCCGACTACCTGAAGACAATGCCGGTGGTGCAGCAAGCGAAAATGGTGGTTTCGCTCATTCCTGAATTGCTTGCGGGCAATTTTGATCTCGGCCAGGTGGAAGACCCGCACGAGCTCGAGCCGGTCGATTTTTTCCTCCTGCGAGGTGAGCTCGGTGTCGCCGAAAATAGCGCCATTTGGCTGACCGATCGGGAGATGAAGCATCGCATCGTGCTGTTCATTACGCAGCATTTGTCGATGGTGATTCGCGCGAGCACGATCGTCAGCAACATGTACGAGGCGTATCAGAAAATCAGT
This window of the Pirellula staleyi DSM 6068 genome carries:
- a CDS encoding lactate utilization protein B, yielding MTHSTLATAFVADRPRAEWHDKTLWFVRSKRDKAASKLPEWELLRETASQIKAHTMSRMADYLEQFERNAQKHGVIVHWAKDAAEHNAIVHKILADRGVTRLVKSKSMLTEECHLNPYLERHGIEVVDSDLGERIVQLAGEPPSHIVLPAIHKKKEDIGELFHEHLHTEKGASDPNYLTEAARHHLRDRFMRADAGLTGVNFAIAETGGIVVCTNEGNADIGVSLPKVHIASMGMEKIIPRAADLSIFLRLLARSATGQPITTYSSHFHGPRPGGELHIVIVDNGRTGLLGSDEHRRSLNCIRCGACMNTCPVYRRSGGFSYESTVPGPIGSILSPARDPKEHKSLPFACTLCGSCTDVCPVKIDLHHQLLTLRSEIAHKGHLPWSKRMSMKLASMVLSRTWLYNLAGKTARLALRILPRFLVYNPLNDWGRQRDLPPAPAASFREQLKQRHATRNEASQNQSK
- a CDS encoding LUD domain-containing protein; translated protein: MPHETKPAKINPNSRAEMLATVRKQKVPPAELPSLDQKWTTYENRVEKFQELLESIGGVFVPVQNEQEIADYLKTMPVVQQAKMVVSLIPELLAGNFDLGQVEDPHELEPVDFFLLRGELGVAENSAIWLTDREMKHRIVLFITQHLSMVIRASTIVSNMYEAYQKISVSDRPYGTFHAGPSKTADIEQSLVIGAHGPRSLTVFCLLDT
- a CDS encoding KamA family radical SAM protein, encoding MTQSDCEQSIVSVDLEEPPSSRFETTTSEFSLPVVTPTSRIAPASLPTEPASFVAPAFKRPRTTTRTRAFRRAFFPEVADRDWNDWRWQSRNRIRTLQQFEKMLVLSSDERQALVDGGSMLPVGITPYYMSLLDREDANQPLRRTVVPVTGEFLRTPGEADDPLGEDGHSPTPGLVHRYPDRVLLLALDFCSTYCRYCTRSRVVGHGEIMPSEQRLEKAFEYIRQTPTIRDVLISGGDPLALSEDKLDWILGRLRSIPHLEFVRIGTKMPAVLPQRITPQLIRVFKKYSPLWMSIHFLHPDECTPEANQACARLADAGIPLGSQTVLLKGVNDRVDTMKDLVHRLLMMRVRPYYIYQCDPISGSAHFRTSVSKGLEIIEGLRGHTTGYAVPTYVIDAPGGGGKIPLQPNYVVGRDGNDLLLRNYEGQVYRYPDPTP
- a CDS encoding biopterin transport-like protein BT1 — its product is MKNGATTDPPPAPSTWLLWQRALPFATLFGVVYFVQGFAEPTAGLVSQPFVDSFSSAGFAATEIGAWLGIVGLPWSIKPLAGLMIDFIPLGRLGRSGWLLLGNLLSIVGYGCAALTLLLAGGEGLVAALLLASSGVAIADVATDALAISRGQPLGITGQLQSVQWGALSLAGILAGELGGYLAASNRLGLGMVVCALLGLLVIAVQLILRVLHPAVIVEHAPPVISSDEPTAARASTLGEAYRQLILAAQSRLVITTGLFLFLWSFNPFSTAVLQSYATDILGLDEQFYGRLISVQCLAMFVTACVYGIICRMVAMRVLVHLSIAAGIACTLAYWGFSGATSGVIVTLFVGAAYMLGTLIQLDLAARVVPIRSAGTVFALLMAISNSGLSASLTVGGFLYDQLFLWTESRHAAFHLLVGIGGLSTSLCWLVVPFLPPLDDRPISPAKAADVTET
- a CDS encoding (Fe-S)-binding protein, whose amino-acid sequence is MPTVGLFIPCYVDQMYPHVGMATLELLEQLGCKVEFPTAQTCCGQPMSNTGCTDEAKPLARKFLDVFADYEYIVAPSGSCVSMVRHHYDELVHDDKRLVPTQKKTFELCEFIVDVLKVEKIDRPFPHRVGLHQSCHGLRELRLASSSEVMGPPFGKTRQLLASMAGIELVNLERPDECCGFGGTFAVSEEAVSCMMGDDRIYDHEKSGTQVLTANDMSCLMHLQGIIARKKKPLRVMHVAEILAGHSV